The Cucumis melo cultivar AY chromosome 6, USDA_Cmelo_AY_1.0, whole genome shotgun sequence genome includes a region encoding these proteins:
- the LOC103483689 gene encoding pentatricopeptide repeat-containing protein At3g22690 isoform X1 — protein sequence MAANLYPTISITPNFIKPNTRNDSKHTLPHHFQIGLFKSCKTMDELGQLHCYALKQGLIRKQSTVTKLISTCVEMGTSESLDFARKVFELFHEDGEANVTLFMYNSLIRGYSTAGLCDEAISLYVQMIEFGFMPDNFTFPFVLSACAKTAAFVEGIQLHGALMKIGLERDMFVANSLIHLYAEGGEFLFARKVFDGMLERNVVSWTSLICGYSRTEFSREAVALFFQMIEAGVRPNSVTMVCVISACAKLKDLELAKRLHAYIEESEMELNTHMVNALVDMFMKCGETGAAKRLYDECVDKNLVLCNTIMSNYARHGMPNEVLAVLVDMLQLDLRPDRVSLLPAISACGQMGDYLLGKSCHNYSLRNGYERWDNICNAMIDMYMKCGKPEMAYRVFDGMLNKTIVSWNSLLVGYIRNKDLESARKTFNEMPEKDIVSWNTMLNALVQESMFDEAIELFREMQLKEIKADRVTMVEVASACGYLGALELAKWVYSYIVKNGIDYDMLLETTLVDMFARCGDPHSAMEVFNNMDRKDVSAWTAAIGAMAVNGNGNRAIELYNEMLRQGVKPDQVVFVNILTACSHGGFVEQGEHIFESMKQHGISPQIVHYGCMVDLLGRAGKLEEALDIIESMPMKPNGIIWGSLLAACRTHKNIDMATFAAERLEEVAPEKTGIHILLSNIYASAEKWDDVANVRLQLKEKGVQKMPGSSSIQVDGVIHEFTSGDRSHPENYGMDMMLNEITSRLVDVGYVPEVTNVLLDVNEQEKKYLLNRHSEKLAMAYGLISTKKHVPIRVMKNLRMCSDCHSFAKYISKVYHREIIVRDNNRFHFFRQGSCSCGDYW from the coding sequence ATGGCGGCAAATCTTTATCCTACCATCTCCATCACGCCGAATTTCATCAAACCCAACACTCGGAATGACTCAAAGCATACCCTTCCCCACCATTTTCAAATTGGGTTGTTCAAAAGTTGCAAAACCATGGATGAGCTTGGACAGTTACACTGTTACGCGTTGAAGCAGGGTCTCATCCGTAAACAATCGACTGTAACTAAGCTTATATCCACTTGTGTGGAAATGGGCACTTCAGAAAGCTTGGATTTTGCTCGAAAGGTGTTCGAGCTTTTCCATGAAGACGGCGAAGCAAATGTCACTCTTTTCATGTACAATTCGTTAATCAGAGGATACTCTACTGCTGGGCTTTGTGATGAAGCTATTTCTCTGTATGTTCAGATGATCGAGTTTGGGTTTATGCCAGACAACTTCACGTTTCCATTTGTGTTAAGTGCGTGTGCTAAGACTGCTGCTTTCGTTGAAGGGATTCAGCTCCATGGAGCTCTTATGAAGATTGGTTTAGAGAGAGATATGTTTGTTGCTAATTCTCTGATACATCTATATGCGGAAGGTGGAGAGTTTTTGTTTGCTCGAAAGGTGTTTGATGGAATGCTTGAGAGAAATGTTGTTTCATGGACCAGCTTGATTTGCGGTTATTCTAGGACGGAATTTTCTAGAGAGGCTGTGGCTTTGTTTTTCCAAATGATCGAGGCAGGTGTTAGGCCCAATTCTGTCACAATGGTGTGTGTGATATCAGCTTGTGCCAAGTTGAAAGATCTTGAACTAGCCAAGAGACTCCATGCTTACATTGAAGAGTCAGAAATGGAGCTTAATACTCATATGGTGAATGCACTGGTGGATATGTTCATGAAATGTGGAGAAACTGGTGCTGCAAAGCGATTATATGATGAATGTGTTGATAAGAATTTGGTTTTATGTAACACAATCATGTCAAATTATGCACGCCATGGTATGCCGAATGAGGTACTCGCTGTCTTGGTAGATATGCTCCAATTAGATCTTCGGCCAGATAGAGTTTCGTTGTTACCAGCAATCTCGGCATGTGGGCAGATGGGTGACTATCTACTTGGGAAGAGCTGCCACAACTATTCTCTAAGAAATGGTTATGAACGTTGGGATAACATTTGCAATGCAATGATTGATATGTATATGAAGTGTGGAAAACCAGAAATGGCCTACAGAGTTTTTGACGGTATGTTAAATAAGACCATTGTGTCGTGGAACTCATTACTTGTTGGTTACATTAGAAACAAAGATTTAGAGTCAGCTAGGAAGACATTTAATGAGATGCCAGAAAAGGATATAGTATCTTGGAACACGATGCTTAATGCTTTGGTTCAAGAGAGTATGTTTGATGAAGCAATTGAACTGTTCCGAGAGATGCAATTAAAGGAAATAAAAGCAGACAGGGTGACAATGGTAGAAGTTGCATCGGCATGTGGATATCTTGGAGCTCTCGAACTCGCTAAGTGGGTATATTCCTATATTGTAAAGAATGGTATCGATTATGATATGTTGCTTGAGACAACATTGGTTGATATGTTTGCTAGGTGTGGTGACCCTCATAGTGCTATGGAAGTGTTCAACAATATGGATAGAAAAGACGTCTCAGCATGGACAGCAGCCATTGGAGCAATGGCTGTGAATGGGAATGGCAATCGGGCTATAGAACTTTACAATGAGATGCTAAGGCAAGGGGTGAAACCAGATCAAGTAGTTTTTGTAAACATATTAACGGCTTGTAGCCATGGTGGTTTTGTGGAACAAGGGGAACACATATTTGAGTCAATGAAGCAACATGGAATCTCTCCGCAGATTGTTCATTATGGTTGCATGGTTGATCTACTAGGTCGTGCAGGTAAGTTAGAAGAAGCTCTAGATATTATAGAGAGCATGCCAATGAAACCTAATGGGATTATATGGGGATCTCTATTGGCTGCATGCCGTACCCATAAAAACATCGATATGGCAACATTTGCAGCTGAAAGGTTGGAAGAAGTGGCTCCAGAAAAGACTGGGATTCATATACTTCTATCAAACATATATGCTTCAGCTGAAAAGTGGGATGATGTTGCCAATGTAAGGCTACAATTGAAGGAGAAAGGAGTTCAAAAAATGCCTGGTTCAAGCTCAATACAAGTCGATGGAGTTATTCACGAGTTTACCTCAGGTGACAGATCACACCCAGAAAATTATGGCATGGACATGATGTTAAACGAAATCACCAGCAGGCTTGTGGATGTTGGCTATGTTCCTGAGGTGACCAATGTTCTTCTTGATGTAAATGAGCAGGAAAAAAAATATCTACTCAATCGACATAGTGAGAAGCTGGCCATGGCTTACGGgcttataagtacaaaaaagcATGTACCAATTCGTGTTATGAAGAATCTCCGAATGTGTTCAGACTGTCATTCATTCGCCAAATACATTTCAAAAGTGTATCATAGGGAAATAATAGTACGAGATAATAATAGGTTTCACTTTTTTAGACAAGGGTCTTGTTCATGTGGCGATTATTGGTAA
- the LOC103483688 gene encoding protein RDM1 encodes MKRPMPWNEQVDVISSGESSSSDSEAAVQNDGYEFKPSLDDFKIPAKEMTSEGMLMKRAEMYQEYMKQIQIPAQRGSVIPFTTWMGLGKSIKQLYGQPLHYLTNILLKQWDQLRLGSADEYKPLDTVIHPSKAEATVWLVEEIHRRTSSHHHVAKLWLSDPMHEAYVDSIFPQL; translated from the exons ATGAAGAGGCCAATGCCCTGGAATGAACAAGTAGATGTTATATCATCAGGTGAATCTTCTTCCTCTGATTCAGAAGCAGCAGTACAAAATGATGGATATGAGTTCAAGCCTTCCCTAGACGATTTCAAAATCCCTGCCAAAGAAATGACATCTGAAG GTATGTTGATGAAAAGGGCGGAAATGTATCAAGAATACATGAAACAGATCCAAATCCCAGCACAACGTGGTTCTGTGATACCATTTACAACTTGGATGGGTTTAGGCAAATCTATAAAGCAACTTTATGGCCAACCTTTGCATTACTTGACTAACATTCTACTCAAACAATGGGATCAATTACGGTTAGGAAGTGCGGATGAATATAAGCCATTGGATACTGTAATTCATCCGAGTAAAGCTGAAGCAACTGTATGGCTGGTTGAAGAGATTCATAGGCGCACCTCATCACATCATCATGTTGCTAAACTCTGGTTATCAGACCCGATGCACGAAGCGTACGTTGACTCCATTTTCCCCCAACTATGA
- the LOC103483687 gene encoding serine/threonine-protein kinase STY13-like translates to MDSKGNVMGGAAVPKETQNQDRTPNSKVAGTGSISSKDMIFRADKIDLKTLDIQLEKHLSRVWSKSIENQMPKEPWEIDLSKLDIIKQIAQGTYGTVYRGKYDDQEVAVKILDWGEEGLATMAETAALRASFRQEVAVWHKLDHPNVTKFIGASMGATNLKISMDGQNSFPSRACCVVVEYVPSGTLKDHLIRYWTKKLCIKAVVKLALDLSRGLSYLHSKKIVHRDVKTENMLMDIHHNVKIADFGVARVEAQNPRDMTGATGTLGYMAPEVLQGKPYNRSCDVYSFGICLWEIYCCDMPYADLSFADVSSAVVRHNLRPSIPRCCPSSLANVMKKCWDANPEKRPEMHEVVKMLEAIDTSKGGGMINPDDIKCFCFRPFGKFRGL, encoded by the exons ATGGATTCGAAAGGAAATGTTATGGGGGGTGCTGCGGTCCCAAAGGAGACACAGAACCAGGATAGAACTCCGAACTCAAAGGTGGCTGGTACGGGAAGCATTAGCAGCAAAGATATGATATTCAGAGCAGACAAGATTGATTTGAAAACTCTAGATATACAGCTAGAAAAGCACTTGAGCCGTGTTTGGTCAAAGAGCATTGAGAATCAAATGCCTAAGGAGCCGTGGGAGATTGATTTGTCTAAACTTGATATCATAAAACAAATTGCTCAAGGGACTTACGGAACAGTATACAGGGGTAAATATGACGACCAAGAGGTTGCAG TTAAGATATTGGACTGGGGAGAGGAGGGTCTAGCCACGATGGCTGAAACTGCTGCTCTGCGGGCATCATTTCGGCAAGAGGTTGCTGTTTGGCACAAGCTTGACCATCCTAATGTTACAAAA TTTATCGGAGCTTCAATGGGAGCTACAAATCTTAAAATTTCAATGGATGGTCAAAATTCGTTTCCATCTAGGGCCTGTTGTGTTGTTGTTGAGTATGTTCCTAGCGGAACATTAAAAGATCATTTGATTAGATACTGGACGAAGAAACTTTGCATTAAGGCTGTAGTTAAATTAGCTTTGGATCTATCTAGAGG GCTTAGCTATTTACACTCCAAGAAGATTGTGCATCGTGATGTCAAAACTGAAAATATGTTGATGGATATTCACCATAATGTCAAAATTGCTGATTTTGGGGTTGCCCGCGTTGAAGCTCAAAATCCAAGAGACATGACTGGGGCAACTGGTACCCTAGGATACATGGCCCCGGAG GTTCTTCAAGGGAAGCCGTACAATAGAAGTTGTGATGTCTATAGCTTTGGCATCTGCTTGTGGGAAATTTACTGCTGTGATATGCCATACGCCGATCTTAGTTTCGCTGACGTGTCATCTGCTGTTGTGAGACAT AATCTGCGGCCTAGTATCCCAAGATGCTGTCCAAGCTCTCTAGCAAATGTGATGAAGAAATGCTGGGATGCCAACCCAGAGAAACGCCCTGAAATGCATGAGGTTGTCAAAATGTTGGAAGCCATTGATACAAGCAAAGGAGGAGGGATGATTAATCCCGATGACATTAAATGCTTCTGTTTCAGGCCTTTCGGCAAGTTCCGAGGTCTGTGA
- the LOC103483689 gene encoding pentatricopeptide repeat-containing protein At3g22690 isoform X2, whose protein sequence is MAANLYPTISITPNFIKPNTRNDSKHTLPHHFQIGLFKSCKTMDELGQLHCYALKQGLIRKQSTVTKLISTCVEMGTSESLDFARKVFELFHEDGEANVTLFMYNSLIRGYSTAGLCDEAISLYVQMIEFGFMPDNFTFPFVLSACAKTAAFVEGIQLHGALMKIGLERDMFVANSLIHLYAEGGEFLFARKVFDGMLERNVVSWTSLICGYSRTEFSREAVALFFQMIEAGVRPNSVTMVCVISACAKLKDLELAKRLHAYIEESEMELNTHMVNALVDMFMKCGETGAAKRLYDECVDKNLVLCNTIMSNYARHGMPNEVLAVLVDMLQLDLRPDRVSLLPAISACGQMGDYLLGKSCHNYSLRNGYERWDNICNAMIDMYMKCGKPEMAYRVFDGMLNKTIVSWNSLLVGYIRNKDLESARKTFNEMPEKDIVSWNTMLNALVQESMFDEAIELFREMQLKEIKADRVTMVEVASACGYLGALELAKCGDPHSAMEVFNNMDRKDVSAWTAAIGAMAVNGNGNRAIELYNEMLRQGVKPDQVVFVNILTACSHGGFVEQGEHIFESMKQHGISPQIVHYGCMVDLLGRAGKLEEALDIIESMPMKPNGIIWGSLLAACRTHKNIDMATFAAERLEEVAPEKTGIHILLSNIYASAEKWDDVANVRLQLKEKGVQKMPGSSSIQVDGVIHEFTSGDRSHPENYGMDMMLNEITSRLVDVGYVPEVTNVLLDVNEQEKKYLLNRHSEKLAMAYGLISTKKHVPIRVMKNLRMCSDCHSFAKYISKVYHREIIVRDNNRFHFFRQGSCSCGDYW, encoded by the exons ATGGCGGCAAATCTTTATCCTACCATCTCCATCACGCCGAATTTCATCAAACCCAACACTCGGAATGACTCAAAGCATACCCTTCCCCACCATTTTCAAATTGGGTTGTTCAAAAGTTGCAAAACCATGGATGAGCTTGGACAGTTACACTGTTACGCGTTGAAGCAGGGTCTCATCCGTAAACAATCGACTGTAACTAAGCTTATATCCACTTGTGTGGAAATGGGCACTTCAGAAAGCTTGGATTTTGCTCGAAAGGTGTTCGAGCTTTTCCATGAAGACGGCGAAGCAAATGTCACTCTTTTCATGTACAATTCGTTAATCAGAGGATACTCTACTGCTGGGCTTTGTGATGAAGCTATTTCTCTGTATGTTCAGATGATCGAGTTTGGGTTTATGCCAGACAACTTCACGTTTCCATTTGTGTTAAGTGCGTGTGCTAAGACTGCTGCTTTCGTTGAAGGGATTCAGCTCCATGGAGCTCTTATGAAGATTGGTTTAGAGAGAGATATGTTTGTTGCTAATTCTCTGATACATCTATATGCGGAAGGTGGAGAGTTTTTGTTTGCTCGAAAGGTGTTTGATGGAATGCTTGAGAGAAATGTTGTTTCATGGACCAGCTTGATTTGCGGTTATTCTAGGACGGAATTTTCTAGAGAGGCTGTGGCTTTGTTTTTCCAAATGATCGAGGCAGGTGTTAGGCCCAATTCTGTCACAATGGTGTGTGTGATATCAGCTTGTGCCAAGTTGAAAGATCTTGAACTAGCCAAGAGACTCCATGCTTACATTGAAGAGTCAGAAATGGAGCTTAATACTCATATGGTGAATGCACTGGTGGATATGTTCATGAAATGTGGAGAAACTGGTGCTGCAAAGCGATTATATGATGAATGTGTTGATAAGAATTTGGTTTTATGTAACACAATCATGTCAAATTATGCACGCCATGGTATGCCGAATGAGGTACTCGCTGTCTTGGTAGATATGCTCCAATTAGATCTTCGGCCAGATAGAGTTTCGTTGTTACCAGCAATCTCGGCATGTGGGCAGATGGGTGACTATCTACTTGGGAAGAGCTGCCACAACTATTCTCTAAGAAATGGTTATGAACGTTGGGATAACATTTGCAATGCAATGATTGATATGTATATGAAGTGTGGAAAACCAGAAATGGCCTACAGAGTTTTTGACGGTATGTTAAATAAGACCATTGTGTCGTGGAACTCATTACTTGTTGGTTACATTAGAAACAAAGATTTAGAGTCAGCTAGGAAGACATTTAATGAGATGCCAGAAAAGGATATAGTATCTTGGAACACGATGCTTAATGCTTTGGTTCAAGAGAGTATGTTTGATGAAGCAATTGAACTGTTCCGAGAGATGCAATTAAAGGAAATAAAAGCAGACAGGGTGACAATGGTAGAAGTTGCATCGGCATGTGGATATCTTGGAGCTCTCGAACTCGCTAA GTGTGGTGACCCTCATAGTGCTATGGAAGTGTTCAACAATATGGATAGAAAAGACGTCTCAGCATGGACAGCAGCCATTGGAGCAATGGCTGTGAATGGGAATGGCAATCGGGCTATAGAACTTTACAATGAGATGCTAAGGCAAGGGGTGAAACCAGATCAAGTAGTTTTTGTAAACATATTAACGGCTTGTAGCCATGGTGGTTTTGTGGAACAAGGGGAACACATATTTGAGTCAATGAAGCAACATGGAATCTCTCCGCAGATTGTTCATTATGGTTGCATGGTTGATCTACTAGGTCGTGCAGGTAAGTTAGAAGAAGCTCTAGATATTATAGAGAGCATGCCAATGAAACCTAATGGGATTATATGGGGATCTCTATTGGCTGCATGCCGTACCCATAAAAACATCGATATGGCAACATTTGCAGCTGAAAGGTTGGAAGAAGTGGCTCCAGAAAAGACTGGGATTCATATACTTCTATCAAACATATATGCTTCAGCTGAAAAGTGGGATGATGTTGCCAATGTAAGGCTACAATTGAAGGAGAAAGGAGTTCAAAAAATGCCTGGTTCAAGCTCAATACAAGTCGATGGAGTTATTCACGAGTTTACCTCAGGTGACAGATCACACCCAGAAAATTATGGCATGGACATGATGTTAAACGAAATCACCAGCAGGCTTGTGGATGTTGGCTATGTTCCTGAGGTGACCAATGTTCTTCTTGATGTAAATGAGCAGGAAAAAAAATATCTACTCAATCGACATAGTGAGAAGCTGGCCATGGCTTACGGgcttataagtacaaaaaagcATGTACCAATTCGTGTTATGAAGAATCTCCGAATGTGTTCAGACTGTCATTCATTCGCCAAATACATTTCAAAAGTGTATCATAGGGAAATAATAGTACGAGATAATAATAGGTTTCACTTTTTTAGACAAGGGTCTTGTTCATGTGGCGATTATTGGTAA